From the genome of Cytophagales bacterium WSM2-2:
ACGAGATCATCTGGTTGAAGAATGGCGTGGGGCATCATCACATTGATCTCTTGCCCCATCATTATTCAGGGTCGGTGCTGTTCCTGCTCGCCCCCGGACAAATTCACCGCATCGAGCAAACCATTCCCTCTGAAGGATATATCGTGAAGTTCCTTCCTTCTGTTTTTAAGATGGAGAAAGAGTTCAATGAGTACATTATGGACGGATGCCTGTTCGACAATACACTAACCTCACCCGTGATCACTGTTCCCGAACACCTGAATTCTGTTTTAGAAAGCTTGTTCTTAAACCTGATACAGGAATTCCGCCAGTTGGAACCGGATGCTGAAAATATTGTAAGCTCTTACCTGAAAATACTGATTACCCACATTCACCGCATTCAAAGGAAACTGACGAGCAGTGGAAACGCCATCGGTAATCCGCGTTACGAGCTTTTCAGGAAATTCAAAGTGGCTATCGAATCGCAATACAAACAGCGGCATTCCGTACAGCATTATGCTGACGTTCTCAGTACTCAGCCCCGGAGTTTGAATTCAGTTTCCCGGGAATTTGCAGGAAAATCTGCTGGGGAAGTCATTCACGAAAGAATACTACTGGAAGCCAAAAGAAGTTTATATCACGAAACCAAAAGCGTGAAAGAAATCAGCTTCGAACTAGGCTTTGAAGATCCTGCGTACTTCACCCGTTTTTTCAAAAAGCACGAAGGTATCGCTCCCCAATACTTCAAGGAACAAAAAACACTGGAGATCACTGCCTGATCCCTTTCTCGTCTAATCCAATTCTTTTTCTCACCGTCCAAAAGTACAAGTCAATTGTGCTTTTGTCCATTTTCTGCCGCTGAGCACAGCTTCACCTTTGTATCATCAATCGCAGCAAAGATCGCGCGTCTTGCAGCGGTTAATGTTAATAAACAAACTCATTATGCCGTATGTAAAAATCGAAGTAACACCGGAAGGGGTTACCAAAGCAAAGAAGCGTGCGCTTATCAAAGGAGTCACGCAGTTATTAGTGGATGTGCTGAACAAAGACCCGCAACTCACGCACATTGTTATCACGGAAGTGGACACAGACAACTGGGGAGTGGGGGGTGAGCAGATGTCGGAAACAAGAAGAGTAAACAGTTTTAAAGGAATTAAAAACAAGTAAAACAAATGAACAAGAAAACAGTAATTGTAACAGGGGCCTCTACCGGTATTGGTAAGGCTATTGCCAAACTTTTCCTGGAAAAAGGAAGCAATGTGATAATGAACTCAGCCAGCGGTGCGAATCTGGAGAAAGCGTACAAGGAATTCGGATCACCCGAACGTGCGAAGCTGGTGGTGGGTGATATCGGTAAGAAGTCGACAGCGGAAGAGCTGGTGAATGCAGCTATTAAGAACTTCGGCTCGATCGATGTGCTCGTCAATAATGCAGGGGTGTTTGCACCCAAACCTTTCCTTGCTGTAGAAGAAGCGGAACTTGATAACTTCTTCCGTGTTAATCTTAAAGGAACATTCTTTGCCTCACAAGCGGCAATCCGGAAAATGGTCGATCAGGGTGGTGGGTCAATCATTAATATTGGAACGGTGTTAGTTGATCACGCCATCGGAGGATTCCCTGCAAGTGGCCCTGTGGTAAGCAAAGCAGGTATCCATGCGTTGACGCGACAGCTTGCTGCAGAATTTGGTAAGCAAAATATCAAAGTGAATACGATTGCACCTGGAATAATTCGCAGCCCGTTGCAGGGAAAGCTGGGCGTTACCAATCCCGACAGTCTGGCGGGGCTTCACTTACTCAA
Proteins encoded in this window:
- a CDS encoding AraC family transcriptional regulator, yielding MPKKSVPLFHIQQHCFDNGVANFKAGSFSEESCTIVEFEENHRHEYYEIIWLKNGVGHHHIDLLPHHYSGSVLFLLAPGQIHRIEQTIPSEGYIVKFLPSVFKMEKEFNEYIMDGCLFDNTLTSPVITVPEHLNSVLESLFLNLIQEFRQLEPDAENIVSSYLKILITHIHRIQRKLTSSGNAIGNPRYELFRKFKVAIESQYKQRHSVQHYADVLSTQPRSLNSVSREFAGKSAGEVIHERILLEAKRSLYHETKSVKEISFELGFEDPAYFTRFFKKHEGIAPQYFKEQKTLEITA
- a CDS encoding tautomerase — its product is MPYVKIEVTPEGVTKAKKRALIKGVTQLLVDVLNKDPQLTHIVITEVDTDNWGVGGEQMSETRRVNSFKGIKNK
- a CDS encoding 3-oxoacyl-ACP reductase, producing MNKKTVIVTGASTGIGKAIAKLFLEKGSNVIMNSASGANLEKAYKEFGSPERAKLVVGDIGKKSTAEELVNAAIKNFGSIDVLVNNAGVFAPKPFLAVEEAELDNFFRVNLKGTFFASQAAIRKMVDQGGGSIINIGTVLVDHAIGGFPASGPVVSKAGIHALTRQLAAEFGKQNIKVNTIAPGIIRSPLQGKLGVTNPDSLAGLHLLNRIGETSDIAECVYSLATSNFITGQIIRVDGGHVAGHHLG